CCCGCGAGGTCGGCACCGACGGCCGGCTCGGCGGCCAGGCCCGCGTCCCCGGCGTGGCCGGCACCTGGCAGGACCTCACCGAGTCGGTGAACGAGCTGGCCAACAACCTGACCCGGCAGGTGCGCGCGATCGCCCAGGTCGCCACCGCCGTCACCCGGGGCGACCTGTCGCCCCGGATCAACGTGGACGCGTCCGGCGAGCTCGACGAGCTCAAGGACAACATCAACCAGATGATCGCCAACCTGCGCGAGACCACCCGGACCAACAAGGAGCAGGACTGGCTCAAGTCCAACCTGGCCCGGATGTCCGGCCTGCTCCAGGGCCGCCGCGACCTGTCCGCCGTCGCCTCGCTGATCATGAGCGAGCTGACCCCGGTGGTCTCCGCCCAGCACGGTGCCTTCTTCCTCGCCCAGCCCGCCGGGCGCACCGCCGAACTCGTCACCGAGGACGACGACGAGAACGACATCGTGCTGCGCCTGATCGGCTCCTACGGCTACCACCGGCGCACCATGCCCACCACCTTCCGGCTCGGCGAGGGCCTGATCGGGCAGGCCGCCGTGGAGAAGCGGCCGATCGTGCTCAAGGAGACCCCGCCCGGCTACCTGAAGATCTCCTCCGGCCTCGGCGAGTCCTCCCCGGCGCACGTGGTGGTGATGCCGGTGCTGTTCGAGGGCCGGCTGCTCGGCGTGATCGAACTGGCCACCTTCTCCAGCTTCACCACCGTCGCGCTGGACTTCCTGAACCAGATCGCCGACCAGATCGGCGTCACCGTCAACACCATCTCGGTCAACACCAAGACCGAGGGACTGCTGCTGGAGTCCCAGCGGCTGACCGCCGAACTCTCGATGCGCTCGGCCGAGTTGGAGGCACGCCAGGAGGAACTGGAGCGCACCAACGAGGAGTTGCAGGAGAAGGCCGAGCAACTCGCCCAGCAGAACCGCGACATCGAGATCAAGAACAGCGAGATCGAGGAGGCCCGGCAGATCCTGGAGGAGCGCGCCGAGCAGCTCGCCCTGGCCTCCCGCTACAAGAGCGAGTTCCTCGCCAACATGTCGCACGAGCTGCGCACCCCGCTCAACTCGCTGCTGATCCTGGCCAAGCTGCTCTCCGACAACAACGAGGGCAACCTGTCGGCCAAGCAGGTCGAGTTCGCCGAGACCATCCACGGCGCGGGCAGCGACCTGCTCCAGCTGATCAACGACATCCTCGACCTGTCCAAGGTCGAGGCGGGCAAGATGGACGTCCGCCCGGCCCGGATCGCGCTCGTCCAGCTGGTCGACTACGTGGAGGCCGCGTTCCGGCCGCTGGCCGCCGAGAAGAACCTGGACTTCGCGGTCCGGGTCTCCCCGGACCTGCCGGTCACCCTGCACACCGACGAGCAGCGCCTCCAGCAGGTGCTGCGCAACCTGCTGTCCAACGCGGTGAAGTTCACCGACGCCGGCGCGGTCGAGCTGATGATCCGCCCGGTGGCCGGCCAGGAGATCCCGCAGCACGTGCGCGAGCAGCTGCTGGAGTCCGGCACCATGGCCGACCCGGACGAGCCGCTGATCGCCTTCTCGGTCTCCGACACCGGCATCGGCATCCCCGGCAACAAGCTCCGGGAGATCTTCGAGGCGTTCAAGCAGGCCGACGGCGGCACCAGCCGCAAGTACGGCGGCACCGGCCTGGGCCTGTCGATCAGCCGGGAGATCGCCCGGCTGCTCGGCGGCGAGATCCACGTCGAGAGCGAACTGGGCCGCGGCTCCGCCTTCACCCTCTACCTGCCGCTGCGCAGCGAGGGCCCCGAGCCGGTCACCCTGGAGCGCGGCGGCGCCCCGCGCGCCCTCGAAGCCCCCCGCACCCCCGCCGAGCAGTGGACCCAGGAGGCCCGCGGCCTGGTCGAGGAGCGCCGCCGCTCCACCGTCGAGCGCCGCCGCCCCGCCGACGCCCCCCGCCCCGCCGAGGAGACCGTCCCGCGCCAGGGCGAGCCGTCCCGCCCGGCCGCCGCCCCGCCGCGCTTCGACGGCGAGCGGGTGCTGATCGTCGACGACGACATCCGCAACGTGTTCGCCCTCACCAGCGTGCTGGAGCAGTACGGCCTGACCGTGCTGTACGCCGAGAACGGCCGCGAGGGCATCGAGATGCTGGAGCAGCACGAGGACGTCGCCCTGGTGCTGATGGACATCATGATGCCCGAGCTGGACGGCTACGCGACCACCGAGCAGATCCGCCGGATGCCCCGGTTCTCCGGCCTGCCGATCATCGCGCTGACCGCCAAGGCGATGAAGGGCGACCGCGAGAAGAGCCTCCAGGCGGGCGCCACCGACCACATCACCAAGCCGGTGGAGACCGACCACCTGCTGGCGGTGATGCGCCAGCACCTGCCTGTCAGGTGACCGCCGCCCGCGGGGGCCGCTCCGGCTGGCCCCCGCGGGCGGGAACCCGGTAAGGTCACCCGTCGTTGCCAACAGTGACCGTACGGTGACGCCCGGCACCGGGCCTGTGGCAGGCGAGGGGGTACGGCTAGCATGACCGGGGCAGTGATGGGCGGCACGAAGGTGCCGGCCCACGGGAAACAACCGGCAGGAGGGCGGGTCCTGGTGCAGAAGGCGAAGATCCTCCTGGTCGACGACCGTCCGGAGAACCTGCTCGCCCTGGAGGCGATCCTCTCCGCGCTCGACCAGACCCTGGTGCGCGCCGCCTCCGGCGAGGAAGCGCTCAAAGCTCTGCTCACCGACGACTTCGCGGTGATCCTGCTGGACGTCCAGATGCCCGGCATGGACGGGTTCGAGACCGCGGCGCACATCAAGCGCCGCGAGCGGACCAGGGACATCCCGATCATCTTCCTGACCGCGATCAACCACGGACCGCACCACACCTTCCGGGGCTACGCGGCCGGCGCGGTCGACTACATCTCCAAGCCCTTCGACCCGTGGGTGCTGCGGGCCAAGGTCTCCGTCTTCGTCGACCTGTACCAGAAGAACACCCAGCTCAAGGAGCAGGCCGCGCTGCTGCGCCTGCAACTGGAGGCGGGCGAGGAGCCGGCCATCGGCGGGGCGCTGCTCGGCGAGCTGTCGGCCCGGCTGGCCGCAGTCGAGGAGCAGGCCGAGGCGCTCACCAAGCAGCTCGACGCGGGCCCGGACGGCGGCGCCGCCGCCACCGCCGCGCACCTGGAGCGGAAGATCGCCGGCCTGCGCGGGGCGCTCGACGCGCTGCGCCCCGGCTCCCCCTGACGGGACGTCGGCGTCGCCCGTCCGGGTGGTTCCCGGGCGGCTGACGGCGCGTCGGCGACACAACCCGCCGAAGTGCGCCCGCGCATGTCCCCGGCCCGGGCGCGCCGGTAGGCTGCCCCCCATGGCCACACGAACGCCCGGAAGCGCCGCACGCACCAGCAAGCCCGGGCCGGCCAAGGGCGCGCCGGCCAAGAAGGCGCCCGCCAGGGCCGCCGCGGCCAAGGCGCCCGCCAGGAAGGCCCCGGCGAAGAAGGCCGCCCCGGCCCGGCGGGCCCCGGCCGCGCCGCCGCCCCCGCCGGCCCCGCCGAGGCGGCCGATACTCTTCCGCGCCCTCCGCGCCCTCTGGCTGGGCCTGGCGCACCCGGTGGGCGCGCTGTTCCGCGGCTTCGGCCACGGCGCCCGCAACCTGCACCCCGAGCACCGCAAGGACGGCGTGGCGCTGCTGCTGCTGGCGCTGGCCCTGGTGACCGCCGCCGGGACGTGGTTCAGTCCGCAGGGCTGGCTCGGCGAGGCCGCCACCAACGTGGTCTCCGGCCTGTTCGGACGGCTCGACGTGCTGGTGCCGTTCCTGTTCGGCGCGCTCGCCGTCCGGCTGATGCGCCACCCCGAGCTCCCCGAGGCCAACGGCCGGATCGCGATCGGCCTGAGCACCCTGGTGGTCGGCGTCCTGGGCCTGGTGCACATCGGCTGCGGCGCGCCCGCGATGGGCGCCGGCGCCACGAAGATCCGGCAGGCCGGCGGGCTGATCGGCTGGGCCGCGTCCACCCCGATGATGGCCGCGGCCGGCCCGCCGCTGGCCGTCCCGCTGCTGCTGCTGGTCGCCTTCTTCGGCCTGCTGGTGGTCACCGCCACGCCCGTCAACCGCATCCCCGAGCGGCTGCGGCTGCTCGGCGTGCGCCTGGGCGTGGTCGAGCCGCTGCCCGGCGACCCGGAGGAGGCCGAGGCGTCCGACGCCGAGCGGGCCTACTCCACCGCCCCGCCCGAGGACGCCGACCCGGACGCGCTGCCGATCACCGTCGAGAGCGACGAGCTCTCCGCCCGCCGCCGGCGCCGCCGCCGCAAGGGCGAGGGCGACGGGGGCCTGGAGCCCACCGAGCCGCTCCCGCTGGAGAAGGACCCGTACCAGACCCGGGACATCGCGGCCGGGGTCGCCGCCGACCTGGACGGCGCGCTGCTGTACGGGGTGCCCGGCTCGCCCGCGGTGGCCAGCATGATCGGCCAGGTCAAGGACAACACCGCGCCCCCGGAGGAGCCCTGGACGCCCGAGGTGCCCGCCGCCCGGGCCTCGGACACCCCGGCCGCCCCGGCCGCCCCCGAGGGCCACGGCGCCGCCCCGGCCCGGATGGAGCAGCTCCGGCTCTCCGGCGACGTCACCTACGCGCTGCCCCCGCTGGACCTGCTGGAGCGCGGCGCCCCGGCCAAGGCCCGGTCCCAGACCAACGACGACGTGGTGGCCCAACTCAGCGGCGTGTTCGCCGAGTTCAAGGTCGACGCGCGGGTCACCGGCTTCACCCGCGGCCCGACGGTGACCCGCTACGAGGTCGAGCTCGGTCCCGCCGTGAAGGTCGAGCGGATCACCGCGCTGGCGAAGAACATCGCCTACGCGGTGGCCACCCCCGACGTGCGGATCATCTCGCCGATCCCCGGCAAGTCCGCGG
This is a stretch of genomic DNA from Kitasatospora fiedleri. It encodes these proteins:
- a CDS encoding DNA translocase FtsK, with amino-acid sequence MATRTPGSAARTSKPGPAKGAPAKKAPARAAAAKAPARKAPAKKAAPARRAPAAPPPPPAPPRRPILFRALRALWLGLAHPVGALFRGFGHGARNLHPEHRKDGVALLLLALALVTAAGTWFSPQGWLGEAATNVVSGLFGRLDVLVPFLFGALAVRLMRHPELPEANGRIAIGLSTLVVGVLGLVHIGCGAPAMGAGATKIRQAGGLIGWAASTPMMAAAGPPLAVPLLLLVAFFGLLVVTATPVNRIPERLRLLGVRLGVVEPLPGDPEEAEASDAERAYSTAPPEDADPDALPITVESDELSARRRRRRRKGEGDGGLEPTEPLPLEKDPYQTRDIAAGVAADLDGALLYGVPGSPAVASMIGQVKDNTAPPEEPWTPEVPAARASDTPAAPAAPEGHGAAPARMEQLRLSGDVTYALPPLDLLERGAPAKARSQTNDDVVAQLSGVFAEFKVDARVTGFTRGPTVTRYEVELGPAVKVERITALAKNIAYAVATPDVRIISPIPGKSAVGVEIPNRDREMVTLGDLLRSRTAAEDTHPMVVGMGKDVEGHTVMANLAKMPHVLVAGATGAGKSSCINCLITSVLVRATPDEVRMVLVDPKRVELTAYEGIPHLITPIITNPKKAAEALQWVVREMDMRYDDLAAYGFRHVDDFNAAVRAGTVQPPPGSERELSPYPYLLVIVDELADLMMVAPRDVEDSVVRITQLARAAGIHLVLATQRPSVDVVTGLIKANVPSRLAFATSAMADSRVILDQPGAEKLIGKGDALFLPMGASKPVRMQGAFVTEAEIAKIVQHCKDQLAARYRDDVVVGGGPKKEIDEEIGDDLDLLIQAAELVVTTQFGSTSMLQRKLRVGFAKAGRLMDLMESRGIVGPSEGSKARDVLVKPDELDGVLVTLRG
- a CDS encoding response regulator; amino-acid sequence: MVQKAKILLVDDRPENLLALEAILSALDQTLVRAASGEEALKALLTDDFAVILLDVQMPGMDGFETAAHIKRRERTRDIPIIFLTAINHGPHHTFRGYAAGAVDYISKPFDPWVLRAKVSVFVDLYQKNTQLKEQAALLRLQLEAGEEPAIGGALLGELSARLAAVEEQAEALTKQLDAGPDGGAAATAAHLERKIAGLRGALDALRPGSP
- a CDS encoding HAMP domain-containing protein, producing MRDGNFRRRLTFPGDGLLAEIAAVFNEVAERNQHLTGELARVRRAVGREGRLSERLETGVGEGAWMAAVDNCNALIDDLARPMAEVGRVLSSIAEGDLTQTMELRSLHTTGASYPLRGEFLKVGRTVNGLVDQLSEFTDEVTRVAIEVGTEGKLGGQARVRSVSGSWKDLSDSVNTMAGRLTAQVRNIAEVTTAVARGDLSRKVTVDVDGEMLELKNTVNTMVDQLNSFAAQVTTVARDVGTEGRLGGQAQVSGVAGVWRDLTDSVNFMAANLTAQVRNIAEVTTAVAKGDLSRKIEVDARGEILELKNTINTMVDQLSGFAEQVTRVARAVGTEGILGGQAQVPGVAGVWKDLTENVNSMANNLTSQVRNIAQVTTAVARGDLSQKIQVDARGEILELTNTINTMVDQLSSFADEVTRVARDVGTEGILGGQASVPGVSGTWKDLTNSVNLMANNLTSQVRSIAEVTTAVARGDVSKKITVDAKGEIRELVTTVNTMVEQLSAFADEVTRVAREVGTDGILGGQARVSGVSGIWRDLTDNVNLMASNLTSQVRNIAEVASAVARGDLSKKIAIDAAGEVAALAGTLNTMVDQLSAFAVEVTRVAREVGTDGILGGQAGVPGVAGIWKDLTENVNLMANNLTGQVRNIALVITAVARGDLSQKIDVDARGEILELKTSINTMVDQLGAFADEVTRVAREVGTDGRLGGQARVPGVAGTWQDLTESVNELANNLTRQVRAIAQVATAVTRGDLSPRINVDASGELDELKDNINQMIANLRETTRTNKEQDWLKSNLARMSGLLQGRRDLSAVASLIMSELTPVVSAQHGAFFLAQPAGRTAELVTEDDDENDIVLRLIGSYGYHRRTMPTTFRLGEGLIGQAAVEKRPIVLKETPPGYLKISSGLGESSPAHVVVMPVLFEGRLLGVIELATFSSFTTVALDFLNQIADQIGVTVNTISVNTKTEGLLLESQRLTAELSMRSAELEARQEELERTNEELQEKAEQLAQQNRDIEIKNSEIEEARQILEERAEQLALASRYKSEFLANMSHELRTPLNSLLILAKLLSDNNEGNLSAKQVEFAETIHGAGSDLLQLINDILDLSKVEAGKMDVRPARIALVQLVDYVEAAFRPLAAEKNLDFAVRVSPDLPVTLHTDEQRLQQVLRNLLSNAVKFTDAGAVELMIRPVAGQEIPQHVREQLLESGTMADPDEPLIAFSVSDTGIGIPGNKLREIFEAFKQADGGTSRKYGGTGLGLSISREIARLLGGEIHVESELGRGSAFTLYLPLRSEGPEPVTLERGGAPRALEAPRTPAEQWTQEARGLVEERRRSTVERRRPADAPRPAEETVPRQGEPSRPAAAPPRFDGERVLIVDDDIRNVFALTSVLEQYGLTVLYAENGREGIEMLEQHEDVALVLMDIMMPELDGYATTEQIRRMPRFSGLPIIALTAKAMKGDREKSLQAGATDHITKPVETDHLLAVMRQHLPVR